The Argopecten irradians isolate NY chromosome 4, Ai_NY, whole genome shotgun sequence genome has a window encoding:
- the LOC138320583 gene encoding uncharacterized protein — protein MAESVNRGEFEGSDDDIDLHMSDGSSSFGDISDEHAVCIQPYLFEPETSTEESDNEAEDTQAQLRVGNTDWCTCQCYSQISTERESVCCQEIAEIRTMLEEYPGDQCISTTQGFQSVFLDLQVLRTAYYGYRQHHGDIEGESNEKNRYIAYRQLVRWCWGWLGRHVRVPVPSCAVSMIRQAFPSADGQYVGFKPH, from the exons ATGGCGGAAAGTGTAAACAGAGGCGAATTTGAAGGAAGCGACGACGATATTGACTTGCATATGTCAGATGGTTCATCATCGTTTGGTGATATTAGTGATGAACATGCTGTATGTATCCAGCCTTATTTATTTGAGCCAGAAACATCGACAGAGGAATCTGACAACGAAGCCGAAGATACCCAAGCTCAACTACGCGTTGGAAATACCGACTG gTGTACATGTCAGTGTTATTCCCAGATATCAACAGAAAGGGAGTCTGTCTGCTGCCAGGAAATTGCAGAAATAAGAACTATGTTGGAAGAATACCCAGGTGACCAATGTATTTCAACAACACAGGGGTTCCAGAGTGTATTCTTAGATCTGCAGGTGTTGAGAACAGCGTACTATGGCTACAGACAGCATCATGGCGATATTGAAGGTGAATCTAATGA AAAAAACAGATACATTGCATACAGACAGCTTGTGAGATGGTGCTGGGGATGGTTAGGAAGACACGTCCGTGTTCCGGTTCCATCATGTGCGGTTTCCATGATTCGGCAGGCTTTCCCCTCAGCAGATGGACAATATGTTGGCTTCAAGCCACATTAA